The following are encoded in a window of Cupriavidus oxalaticus genomic DNA:
- the bfr gene encoding bacterioferritin: MKSDKKAIQMLNGQLRHELTAINQYFLHARMYRHWGLNALGKHEYEESIEEMKHADKLIERILLLDGLPNLQDLDKLLLGENTEEMLGCDLKLEQVSQASCKDAIKYLESIGDYVSREVVVDILEATESHIDWLESQIELIGKVGLQNYVQSAMGEIGD; this comes from the coding sequence ATGAAAAGCGACAAGAAAGCGATTCAGATGCTCAACGGCCAGCTCCGGCATGAGCTGACCGCCATCAACCAGTATTTCCTGCATGCGCGCATGTACCGGCATTGGGGACTCAATGCCCTGGGCAAGCACGAATACGAGGAATCGATCGAGGAAATGAAGCACGCCGACAAGCTGATCGAGCGCATCCTGCTGCTCGATGGCTTGCCCAACCTGCAGGACCTCGACAAATTGCTGCTCGGTGAGAACACCGAAGAAATGCTCGGCTGCGACCTGAAGCTGGAACAGGTTTCGCAGGCCAGTTGCAAGGATGCGATCAAGTACCTGGAGTCGATCGGCGATTATGTTTCGCGCGAGGTGGTGGTCGATATCCTGGAAGCCACCGAATCGCATATCGACTGGCTCGAGTCGCAAATCGAGCTGATCGGCAAGGTCGGCCTGCAGAACTACGTGCAGTCGGCCATGGGCGAGATCGGCGACTGA